Within Gemmatimonadota bacterium, the genomic segment TGTCGCTTTTTTCGTATCCTTTCGGGAGGGAATTGCCACGATCAATAATGTGAACGGTCTTTTTTAAGCTGTTGGCAAACAAATATTTATGCAAATAGATCGAGGTTTGTAAGTCATTAAAACAAATCCTTACAAATCCAATTTGCAAAACTGTTCACACGGTTGGTCATGGCACTTTCTTTCAAATTCTTTCCCTTCGCGCTCGGCTTCACCAGTCTGCTGAGCCGGATATCCTCGTTTTACCCGTGGTCGCTTTCCTCCCAGACCAGCAGTTGTTCCCCTTCTCTGGATAGTTCTGAAAGCGATCGTGCAGTATCCTCTCTCGATGTACCTCCCAATCACGCTGTTTTCCTTCAGATTTTCCGCATAGATATTCCAGGCATGTACCACATGGACTTGTCTCGTGATGACTCTACACGGGACAGGTCTATGCGGTATATCAGCGGTATTTCTGCGTGTATTGAATCCGATGTAACTCAGTGCATCGTGGCAAGAAGCGCATATCGATTTTGCTATCGTCATTGCGAAGTAATCCACAGGTGAACCTAACTGGACTACTGACTCCGCAGAGCCTGCCCTTGCATGCTTTAAGCAAGGGAATGACGGCAATCGATATGAAATACGCCCTGATGTAACTCAGAGTGTTTGCAAAGGATCTGATGCAGGCGATGTATTGCCCAATGCCCGGTCTCTTTCATAGCCAAATTCAACAATGCGGGGGATATATGGACAAGCAGAAAATTCTGATTGTAGATCAGGAGCCACTCGTAATCTCAGCACTTGAAAGATTCCTGAGAGACAAATCGTATGAAATATTTACTGCGGAAAATGGGCACAAAAGCCTTGAAATTTTGCACAAGGAGAAAATTGACCTCGCTGTGGTTGAGGCACAGGTAGAGGATATGGATGGGATAACACTGCTGACGCATGTGCAGGCAGAGAAAATTCAGACAGCTATACTGATCATGACGAGTTTGGGATCCGCAGAATTGGGCGAGCAACTGATCAAGGCCGGTGCCGTGAGTGTACTTGATAAACCCATAGCGCGAGATAGATTTTTGACCAAAGTAAAAAGATATATGCCATCACAGTATATATGGAAAGACCGGTTGGAATCATTTTT encodes:
- a CDS encoding response regulator codes for the protein MFAKDLMQAMYCPMPGLFHSQIQQCGGYMDKQKILIVDQEPLVISALERFLRDKSYEIFTAENGHKSLEILHKEKIDLAVVEAQVEDMDGITLLTHVQAEKIQTAILIMTSLGSAELGEQLIKAGAVSVLDKPIARDRFLTKVKRYMPSQYIWKDRLESFLEDNYSNPDLKFEDIMYYFKFSKTYGYELFKKYFGESFRMCLRNVRLTKAEEA